Proteins from a single region of Candidatus Zixiibacteriota bacterium:
- a CDS encoding SHOCT domain-containing protein: protein MGHRGWTAVGLLAWWLPGIGFAQERSYEWGWGMHPMWWGAWGLGMMFMMVFFWALVIVGIVLLIRWLLSQGREAGSDSALEILRRRYARGEIDKEEFESKKRDLM, encoded by the coding sequence ATGGGGCATCGGGGTTGGACGGCAGTGGGACTGTTGGCGTGGTGGCTCCCCGGTATCGGGTTTGCGCAGGAACGTTCTTATGAATGGGGGTGGGGCATGCATCCGATGTGGTGGGGAGCCTGGGGTCTCGGCATGATGTTCATGATGGTATTCTTCTGGGCCCTCGTCATTGTCGGCATCGTCCTCTTGATTCGCTGGTTGCTCAGCCAGGGACGAGAAGCCGGGTCGGATTCCGCGCTGGAAATCCTGCGCCGCCGGTATGCGCGGGGAGAGATCGACAAAGAAGAGTTCGAATCCAAAAAGCGGGACCTGATGTAG